In Anopheles bellator chromosome 2, idAnoBellAS_SP24_06.2, whole genome shotgun sequence, the genomic stretch AGCCTGGCTCTAGCTCCAACCCTTCCTATTCAGCACGACCTCGTTTTTCCCCCGTTGCGGAGAGCGACGTCGGACGGCATCGCCACGATTACTCTGCAATCATGGGctataaaattgaaatgaaaacagcCCTTTGCTTTCATGGCGCGTAAGCGGTGCCCGAGCCGCAAATCAGCGGCCAAGGCGTCGCGGCGCTGTAAGCGATTTTGTTTCACGATTCCGGCGGGATAATTTTCCGTTGTTTGACCATCCGTCAAAAGCGGTGCCTGGAACTTTGAGGTGACGCTGTTGAAGCTAACGAAAACGATTGACGAGGACCGTGGAGTAGAGTTAAACTAAATCGTTAAACAAACGGGTGCCCGCCAAGTCATACGGATGAAGTTATAAACTCAAACACATCACAACGGAATAAATGTGAATGGCACGAACTGTCGAAAAAGGTCACTAGTTGCGTTTTAATGGGCAGCTTTTAAGTGGAATCAGTATGCAATCGTATCAAGATGCATATTACGAGGCTGATCTGAAAAGTGTCCGAAATGAACAAGACGCAAGACATTATTTCTgatattttgaatttttcaatatAATCAGTTTTCACGTGATACTCCTGTCTGTGTAGCCCGTCCAAATAGTACTCAGCCAATAGGGAACAGAGAGAAGTCACTTTGGGCAAGATCTACTGAATAAGAAGGATAAACAGTTCGAACCgtaattttcgatttttaggTACGTCAATTCCTGAGCAACGTGATCAAACGCGGCGCACAACGCGCGGACAATTGATTTGAAAGTTAAAAACACGTCatttaaatatgtttaaaataatctttcTCATTGAATTCGGTGGTCCTCTAGCACCATTTGGTgaactttggcgatgttttcgtcATCAGTTGTAGTTTTCGAACGCCCCGAACGTTGTTCTCACAAGATTCTATGGTTTTAATTTAACTGCCCAAAATTTCATAGTTATAATTGATGGTAGACATACTGTCAGAAGATTACCAACCAAAGTCATCAACTTTCATTTACTAGTGTTACAATCCTCATGCTaatttcggaaacttttcagaCCATCGTACGCTCgtatttttaaatgaattttggACATGATATGATGGATGAACTATGGATAACAAGGGTTCTACTTTTAACCACTGCATCGCTCACAAAGCAGTACACAAATCGGATTGTCGTATTTTGTTGATGGCAGAATTATTACGCGTCTTGCGCCTGGGCTTTGAgtaaacgaataaaaatatttacagaACCCGCGAGATATCATCAATATTTCATGCAGCTCGGCACGTTAATTTGATCCCTCACACGTACCGAGCCCCGAGCTCTAAATGCCATATTGTTTTCTTGCACCGTAATACACAGGATGGTTCGCCACGAAACGATAAATCGAAATCAGCCCCACCAACTGTCTGATTCTTCGGTGTTGTTCCCCTCCACCAGGGGCCAGCTACCGAGCCCGAGCCAAGACTCCGCCATCCCTGCCATCGTGCACATTTTGCGGGCCCCATTTCATCATTGTCTTCTGCCGACGTAGTTAGGCGAAGCTAAGCGAAggattattttattgcaccaccAGAACGGGCCCAGAATACAAAGTATCTTTTTATTCGAATTTTCCCGGCCCCACGGTCGGTCGATTGTTGCGATGCGACCGCATTCCCGAGTGCAAACCGTGGGTTCAGGCACCGTGTCCGCGTCGACAGTGCCGGAGGAAGAGCATTATAGCCGGGCCCAGATGGcggtttctttgtttctttctctgaTTGAATTTTGCTCCCATTTTTCTAGGACGGTGGTCGATTATTTCCGTTCCTCTGCGCCAATGCTCGATCGGATATTTCAGCGTTGATGATCTCTTACTTTCTCCCGCCTTGCCCGGAGTGGCTGTAACTTCTTGAACGAGGCGTAATTGTGCTTGCTTATTTAAACAATCCTCGAGAACATTGGACACAAAGGGTTCATCATAGCGGAATGAGGCAAAAACCCCACCGATCGGACCGATTGCTTTGAGAAAACAGTATTATGCTCAGATCATCGAAGAGACGAACTTGAAAAAAATATCTTTACTCCAATACCGAATGTATTGCTTATCTAAAATGATGTTGAAAATCAAATCCAAACAGGGGATTCAATGTCTAATTGaattgctttttgtttctaaCATTCATAGGCATGCGAACGTTTCTCTCAGAACCACTATTTATCTACGTTCTTTATGAGCCAAAAGTATCTTTAGCTAAAACCAAATCTAACTATTTGCTATCACATTGTGTTGGTCGTGGAAGGTCCTCTCGAAAATAGCAGTGCATATAAGGCTCCCTACAAGACTGGCCGCGAAATTCATGACGTTGCTCAATAATTCATTGAgcaaattattgttattgcgaTTGGCAGTTTATGGCTGACGTGAGCTTTGGCGGATGTCGATCGCGACGACCTGAAGGGAAGATTAACTAGGATGCCAAGTCGAACACGATGTTGTAGGAGCCCGATTCCGCGAAACAATCTAGCTCAAACGGTTCAGAGTTGGCATCAACAGTGATTGAACTGCAGAGGAGAAACATTCGCGTCACGTATTGTGCTAAACAACCAACCAGTCGCTGCAGAGAAGTTCTACAAAATTACACAGAATGATAACATTACTGGAAAGCTCAACACACACCAAACAGAGTGTACACTCAACgctaaaataattttcaaaccttTAAGGTCCTTCTCCCTCATCACGGGAGTAGCGAAATGTATAATTAAtacgaaagcaaaataaagcaTACCACGCTCCATTGCGCGGGAGTTAAGTTGGCGAGAACAAAGGCCTggcatggcgtggcgtgttcggaaaacgaaattaaacttATATCATTCTTCATTCACCGTAATAACACTTTACAGATTCGTTTACAGCCATTTTTCTGCCAACGCGCTTCGTGTTCTTCTTGCGCCATTGTTGTTCTTCCGACACGAGCTTCGCCAGGGCcaaatacacacacacaccgtgGCAAAACCGTGTAAATAATAGGGTGCATACCAACCCGACGGACCGAAAGCTCCGCGAACGAGTGAAGCACGAGAGAAAGGCAGGAAGCGTGAGCTTTCCAGGCTCACGGCGTTGTGTTGGTAGAAGGCACGAACAACTTTCGGTCGGCGAACAGGCGGAGATAGCGTCATGTAATAGGGCCAATTCTGCTCAGTTGTGCTGCCCCAGGAACCCCCTGGGGTTGTGGGGAGGTTGGTGGGCCCCCGTCGCACAGATACCAACACTGTCAGCGGGCTATATCGTCACTTAGCATCCTTAAACGCATACATCCTTTCGAGCGAGCGTTGCGCTCCATTTTGCTGCCCCATCGGCCCAAGGGCTGGCGAAATGGAATTGTGCCAACATGCAATtccaacccgaacccggcccggccggccggacggacggaagatGTAATCAAATTCAAGTCGAATGTGCGCCGGAGCATCAATGCAAAACAACTGGCTCATCGACAGTGGGGCCCGATGAATATTTGATCCCTAATTGAATACATTATTTCATCATACAGCCCGCTCTCGgagcagcgaaaggaaaacacaaaaatcagCCTCTCCGGTTCGGTGATCTGGCCAATCGAAGACAATCTTCTCAATCGTCGAGTACATTGTTTCAAATTAGCAGCCACAAATTACGGAACACGACGCACTCGTCGTCCCGCCACGGGAAACCATAAAATGATCACCGCAAACGGTGCCAAACGTCAGAGCCAGAGAAACCgatcccggacggacggaccccGAAACCATCCACAGGAACCAAATTATTTTATCCTGCGGCGCGGCGCTGTACGGGTGAGGCATTCCGATGTCTCCGCTGCTAAGGCCACGGTACCCCTTGGCAACGGCATAAGCAAATCACAAGAgccaaccggcaccggcaccggctcaattgaaataaatgatgATTGCtcggaaaaatattcatcataaaaatgattaaaatatgacgaacggacggacggtatGGGCCTTATGGCGCGGAGGAATTCGTGATTCGTTGCACGGGGAAAGCAGGCGGAGTGGGTCGTAAAAAGTGCAAAGGattgaaaatgatttcttaTCCACTCGCAGCCAACCCACCCTTGGGCCCCGCCGGCCGCCAAGTCCTGCCGCTTACATTGTACTTAAATTACTACGATTGCCTTACATTGTTCGAACTGAGGGCAGTAGGATGTGATCTGTTCGCTTCcaattttgctttttcttaCCGTGTTACTCTCATTTCGTAGATTAGTCCGATTGCACATGAAGCATAGTACCGAGTGTTGTGAATGAACTTTTGGCGAAATGTAATGTCTTTGTTCGTAGATTCTTCTATTTATTATACTTTCATTTGCTGTAAACTTCTTttggcgaaaataaaaatgatcgATGATGCTGAACTATGAGGCAGAACCAATTTTTGTACCTAACCTTGTAAAGGTAACGTCAGTTTTACTCCCTATCTATCCTTTACTTAAGTACATTTTGATTACTGGTGTTCCATTTTGGTATCAAGCcatcaaataaaataacatttcaataaaatttcataatcAAAAACCACTTTTAACATATCTGTTCACCAGCATAGAATCGAACTAGTGCAAATttgtggctcgtccgtagatcatccgtctgtGTTGTTTCTATGCACCAACTTgagagtgcaaaactttaaattgGTGCTTAatctgtccgttctaatagTATAGTAAATAAACGAAATAGAAGGCATTAAATTGGATCAATTTATATAACGTTCTTGCACCACCTTTTCGTCCAACGACATATGTTTCGCACAAACCTTGTTTACTGAGccaacagaaaataaaaatctgcAAGAAAACTGTATGCCTGTCGTTTGAAAAAGCCTACATTTAGCGTTTTCCTGCGCTTCGCTCTCGGAGCCTCTTTCGGTTCAAGTTAACAAAAACAAGTCAGAAGTAAATCGAGCTTGCTAATGTACCATCGACATCGACACGCTCAGATAAATATCACACCCAATGGATCTTCCCCAAAACGGGAGCGATGATTCGAGGAAAAGTGCATGCGAAAAGCGTTGCAGTTGGCCGAGAAACCGGTTTACATACACAAGGCAGCCACACGATACCAAACGATGCAACATAATCACCACGAACGTTATCTTTCATCGCAGGAGCAGCCGCTTTTCCATAAACCATCAACGTTTTCCCGATCGTTTTCCTGCGACTGACACACATACCACgaacgggaaaatggaaaataatcgCATCCGGCAGCGGGATCGGCCAATCATCGGCCTGGCTGCGAGCGCCGCAAAGTGGGCGGAGCTACGGTCAAACAAGTGGCGCCATCGGATCAAACAATTCCCCGGAATCGCGTCAGTTAGCGTTTGCCGCCCGACCACGACGAAAGGGTTCTGCCGCCTGTCCGTCGAAGGACTCCAACAGGAAGTTCGTTCGAATTGTTTTCCCCGGGAACCCGGACAAAGGGAAGTGCGAAATCATTGTGCGCAAAAGCCGTGGAGATCCGTTGCCGCTGGTGGGATTTTAATGACGTTTCGATCTGCGGGGACTCGTTAGAGAAGTGTCGTCATCGATTATTGCTCCGTTGTCGCGCGTGTCATCGGTGTTTCCGGGTGTGAGTGGTGTTGATCGCATTTTGCCGATGATGAGTTGCTGAAATTGTTTGGCAATCAAACAGCCCGAAAGTGAGCCAATCAAAGTGAGCCGGTCAAATCGGTCTCGTTTAGGATCTTGATTCGATGTGAAACATACGAGTGCGTTGCTAGGCAAAGTTTCTGAGGCAAgataaaaacaacaatcgcaGCTATCGTCCACGCGGATACGCATGTCAGTGCTCCGCGAAGTTGGAGTTAATCGTGTGGAAAGACTCCAGGACATCGCCAGTGGTCACTATCGCCAGTGTAGTTTCGTACGGTAAATTCGCCAAAATTCCGCCCCTGGTGATAATGTCATCCCCTCACGAGGACGAGGACCAGGATCTCGATCAGGAGATAAACGTCGACGCGGACTCCGACTGTCAGTCCCGGGTGTCCTACAACAGTGGCTCGGAGGACATCGATCTGGATGGCGATGGAAATGGATCCTGCTATGACGAATCGGAAGCCACGAGGTACGCCGCGCCGCGATTCATACATTCTGGGTTGAAAATACTTTTGCCGTGTTTGCCCATCCAAAGTGCTCTGCGAGTTGAAGCAAATCTCTGCTCGCAGTGCTAATTATGTAGATGCTGTGCAAAGCGAAAATTACGTGTCTTAGGAAACGCCGACCGAAACGGCCAAATTAATTTCGGAGTTTTTAAAGCGCTTTTAACATAATTAGTTTGCGATTTGCGCGTCGATTGCGAAAGGGTTCCTCGGCGTTGCACCGTTAGAGCGAGGTAAGCGCTCTCCATTAGACCTACAATCGCTCGGCTGCTAATGAAGACAAGATGGTATTCATCAAGCCGATTAGCTCTAATTAGGGTCTCTAAAcgtcgtttcgtttggctATCCGTCGGTTGATTATTCTTTGGGAACCGTTGGGGCACCTGGCTGGCACCTTGGCTCTTTTCGCATTCTGCAGCTAAATCATAGAGCTGGCCCGAAAGTTCGCCACTATTCCGAACCCAGGCCTATGAAATAGCGAAAGCCGCCCGACCCGAgtttacaaattaattaagcACCAAACTATGCCACACGGAATGGTCGCTTGAATCATCGCCAGCAACCGCAACCACGGGAGCAGATTGAGCTGCGCGTTATCGTAGTGTAACTAATATTCGGCTCATGTTTATCGTTTACCCAACCACACGATTCCGCATCCACCGGGTCGGTTCTAGGGCCCCCCCTTCGAACCTTTTGGGAGTGATATGATTTAAGGAGATTGTTTTcaaacggaccggaccggaagacGTTCTCATATCGCTTTGCGgccgcccgaaaaaggggtgtCTTATATTTTATTCAGAAGCTTTCCCGGTGCCGCCTTGTGGCGCTTTGGCTTCGGAATACTTCAAGTATTTCCCGGTGAGCGTCGTTTACTGTATCGGGTCATGATCCTGACATCAGCACTCCGAGGGCACCGAGGATGGAATAGAGAGCGAATAGGAAGCCTGAATGAAATATTCAGGGGATTCTCTCCAAAAACTCTGTGCTGTCCTTATAAAACACACTGTTAAATGGTCGAATTTATGAGCAAGTGCCCCCCCCAGGAGGGTTCGACGGAATTGTGGTAAAGCGATGAGCGAGCTGTTGACCGTATCCTTCTCCGTTCTGCCTTTCCAGTGACCATCAAACACACGCCACCGAGCCGACGACGCGATCGCCGAACGAAAACCTGCCCTTCAGCATATCACGATTACTGGGCAAGTCGTACGAGCGGGAGCAGAAGGACAAGGAGGCCCTCTCGGAGGACAGCACGCCGGAGGCGCTCATCAAGAACGGACACCACATCACGGCCGGGTCGCCGGGGAGCCTCCAGTACGCGGCCGGCGCCCTGTACAGCTACCCGATCTACCCGAGCGGCCACGTCCTCCGAGTGCCTCCCCAGCGGGGACCCTGCAATCCACTGTCCTGGACCCTGCCGCCCCTGCACCCTGCCGCCCTCGCTCATCAGGCCGTCAAAGACCGGCTAGCTGGTAAGTGCCACCGTGGTCCGAAACGATGTGACTGCCGCACGTTTATTAGTTATCGAAATTCTGATTTCTCCGTTCCTGGAGAGAATTCCGTCGATGGTCGATAATTATATCGGAAGCACTTTAAACGGCAAATTATTTGGGAGCCCCGGGGGAAGATCCATTTTGGGGCGCTTGAGAAAGATTAATGAAACGCTCGAAGGCGGCTCCACGGAAGCCCGGTAGCGGCCGTGGTGATGGTTTGCGTGACGCGTCCGCTCCTTCGGTGACGTCCGCCTATCTGGCGGATGTAATCCGATAGATGTTATTACCCAAAATTCATTCTCCGATCAGCATTATCTCGCCCGGGCCCGTTTTGACCGCCGGCCGGGGCAATAAATAAAGCCGCAACAAGCTCCAAGGAGGCCGAATCCCACCGTGGCACCAACAACCGTTCCCGGAGGCGATATCGTGTtattataattaattattgGCTTAAAAAACGCTCAGCACACTCCATCGGCGGCACGTCGATTGGCACGTCACGCGAAGAAGCCCGACAAACGGACTCTCGAAGCTGGCTGGGACGTAAGCAATCGATCGTAAATGTGTTTGATCCCCTATTGACCCTCGTTTGAATCATATTTCGCCAAAGCATCGGGAATCATTCACCAAACGGCTGGCGCCAAAAATCACAGAAACTGGTTTTTTCGACTGCCAGCACCGAAACCGGCGTAAACCGAAAACGCATAAAATCGAAGCGACTGCCGGAGTCCGGAGTCACAGAGCGCGTATTAAATCGATATTAATCACCGCCGGCCGACGACTGGACTGACGGCATTCGAGGACAGCGGAAAACGCCACCCGAGGCTGACTCATGTTTGGGCTTTCGAGATAAAGCAAAGCCACGGGCATGCTTTCAATTAGAGACGCGAGGCCACGGAAAGTGTTCCGCTTCCCCACGGCTGGTCACAAAACCGTTTGACATATTTATGTCCACGCTTTCTCTCGCCCATTAGAACCCTCGAGGGGCGCCACGGGATAAATTGAGACCATGTTGACAAATTCCAGCACACCACGGGTCGGCCGCTGAGGTTGGTCGGGTTCTGCTCTCTTCGGCTCGTTCGAATTCATTcatggccgttttttttttttgattttctgttttttgtcgGGAGCCCAAAACCCGGAACAAGGCAACTCCGGACACCCGGAGAGCCCGGGCCAATTAAGCTGACATCTTATGTTGACCGTTTTGCACCTTTTTGGGCCAGTGGAGAGCCGAAAGCCCAACACTATACCTCACCCAGCGTGGAGTCGTTATCGGAGGATGGTACATGCTTCTTTACTTAAAAGattaaccgaccgaccgagggccGACCTccccgaccggcaccggcaacttCCGAGGGTTTTGCTCCGAGTCCTCCGAGGCTCCGGTCCGTCCAAGTTGattgttgcataatttccaCTCGAAGGTTGATGGTACCTTAACGCCAAGAACCACCCGGAAGCCGCCTCGCAACGCGAGAAAATTCGGCGGATTCGATGGATCGCGTGGTTCATGTGGGGAAGCCTTTTTGTTTCAGCCAAATTAAACCAACAAAAATGGACCCCGGGATGGACGTGAAAACGGAGCATACGGTAGCTTGTAGAAAATGCAGATTACATAGGGTGCTCTGAGGGCTCTTTCCTGCAAGGCGCCGCAACCCGGCCGACGAGGATAATTGTACGACACCCGCTGATTGGCCGCCGAGGccgcggttgttgttgctgttggacGGTTGCGAGTACAATTATTGTCCGAAAGCCGCGCCGACAGAAAATGGAGACCATTGTGCCCGCGACAATTCCGGACAGAAAAAGGGAGTGCGCGGGAGTTCGGCAACGGCAATTACTACGCGCAGCTGCAGAGCAAATGGTTgtggtaaaacaaaacccgggaCAATTACATGCCACCTAACCTTACGCCGAGTGGCGATGGCGGCTTTTTGGACCCTTTCGGAcatcaccgaccgacgaaacCCGGCAGCACGATGCGGTCCGCGGACCATTATTTCTGATGGGCCAGAACGAGAAAATGTCCGATGGCGTGTGACTGATTTTAAGTGTGCATATTGTCTTTTTAAAGATTGAACTTAAATAAGCTGACGAGGACCTTAAATATCCGTTTCGGTGGCTGAAAGCTGCTTTAAAAATTTCGAATCAATTATGTGTCACATTCGGGAGATCtaacgatcgatcaatcggaCATCCAACCGGACCATTACCTGCCGGAAACAATGCCACTGAATTGTTGGGTACTTCtccacaattgtttcaatgaATGTACAGAATGTTCCATCAcaatccaactatttaaatgttaaataacttcGCTATTTGTTAGTcgattttgataaataaacaagATTTATGTGTAATATggaatgccgtttattaaaaatttacccaaaaataaatatcgatcaaatcaATTGCCTCCATTAGACATGCAAAAAGCGTCCTTTTTCAGACAAAAATTCGGCTTTAATAtgcacgcacagttttcacagttgaacgattattttcattgTAGAGCGCTACAATTTCCGCTCGCTGTTTtctataaatttatttataactaaaacggcatagactaaAATTTTATAATCTGgcaaatttgttaaaatcgatttacaaatagcggagttattaCACAATTAAATAGTTGgattgtgatggaacaccctgtacatCGAATCGACGTTACCTTCAAACACCCTGAAACCTGCGTTGAAGTAGCTATCCAGTTGTGCCAACTTGAAATTGGAATTCTGACGAATTCTGAATTAACCTTCGTCCgaaagccagccagctgcaGTGCACCTCTCCGCGCCATGACGTGTGTCACGAAGCTCACGGTCCGGGGTCTCATTAGCCCGTCATCGGTTATGCGACGCGCCAAGCGGACAGCTGGCGTCAGAGGCAGTGTATAATTTGTACCCAAATCTTCCGCACACGCCGGACACGGACCACGAACGGACTGCATATCGCCGCATCCGCGAAAACACCCAAAATAGGAGTCCGGATTCCCGGACCACGAGGACCACAGGCTTTGGCGATGAGCTCATCAGGTTgatgttttgtgcttttttcccTCACCGTTCTTTAATAACGAACTTCCTACCAACTCCGGGTTCCGGAAGAGGCCAACGATAGGACGCTGCAGCGCAGGTAGCAGCGTGatttgaaacggaacggacctCTGCGGCGTCGGGTCGACCTCTTCGTGATTAGAAGCGGTCCCGATGGAATGCCGTTGCGTGGAGCTTCGTGTGGCACGGATGCGCCCGGCGCACGAATACCAGGCAGCGGATGTGGACAATCTGCGATAGAAATGTGTTTCCGCTCTTGAAGTCTCCCCGAGCTGGAATTCAGGTGCAGGCTTCGGCCGGCACGGGACTGACAAAACTAAACAAGTCGGCGTGTCCGATGCGTTTCCACTGACCGGACACTTCTGGAGTTCGATGAAGTCGAGATCCGCTAGTTGCTGACCGACGATTCCCGACACCTTAATCTTGCTGGACCCAAATCCCAATAAAGGCTAACGTCCGAATCGATTCCACCAACAATCAATAACCCCAGCGTGCACCACTCGAGGCCGGATCAATTGCCACGTCGTTCCCCGAGGCGATTGTGGGCTCGATTATTGAAAAGATGATTATCCCATCGAGCCACCCCACCATTTCGGACCCTTTTTGCTTTCGCCAAGCTGCGAGCCCGACGGTTTTGAGCGGAAGTTGGAAAGCTCCTTAACGATATTGCTCCATTTTGTGGCACCCGCCCAGTCACGCGCCGCAGCCAGCGGCGATGGCAATTAATTGGGATTAAGTACTCCGTCGTTCGTTGTCGAGTTGGCTGGAACCCATTTTCGAGGCCGCAATGCGCATATCAAGGGGCATGGGTAGCCTTCTACGGGCACTCTCTGGTGTAATACGTACGTACAGAGCCGTGCCTAGTGTCTATCTCTCCGGCTGACTATCTTACCCTTCGAcatggttccgttttttacGCTGCGCCCCAATCGGGCACCTTCTGGGCCCATTATGGACTCCCTGGCGTCGGTGTCGTTGCCGATGGCTGTCGAAGGCTcaaaggctgctgctgcgtgtgcggTGTCCGGCTTGCGTTGTAATTGAGTTGTACATGAGCTTTTGCCGCACTTACGCCCGGGTGTGTGTCACCCGTTC encodes the following:
- the LOC131210709 gene encoding T-cell leukemia homeobox protein 3, producing the protein MSSPHEDEDQDLDQEINVDADSDCQSRVSYNSGSEDIDLDGDGNGSCYDESEATSDHQTHATEPTTRSPNENLPFSISRLLGKSYEREQKDKEALSEDSTPEALIKNGHHITAGSPGSLQYAAGALYSYPIYPSGHVLRVPPQRGPCNPLSWTLPPLHPAALAHQAVKDRLAAFPIARRIGHPYQNRTPPKRKKPRTSFTRIQVAELEKRFHKQKYLASAERAALARGLKMTDAQVKTWFQNRRTKWRRQTAEEREAERQAANRLMLSLQAEALSKGFGQPPSSAAPPNAATPGAPLAALHGLQPWAEAHTAGC